One genomic segment of Tripterygium wilfordii isolate XIE 37 chromosome 9, ASM1340144v1, whole genome shotgun sequence includes these proteins:
- the LOC120005157 gene encoding cytochrome P450 CYP72A219-like, whose amino-acid sequence MEGFIVYSFVLLVILSFIRLALTFWWRPKSLEKHLRRQGIRGNSYNPFHGDMKEFVKSCKEAWSKPMSLNHQIAPRVSPFYHQMVQTYGKVCLSWVGTSPKLIVADPELMRLILNDKQGHFVKPPRNPLVDLLQLGVANLEGEKWAKRRRLITPVFHFDKLKGMVPEFSASCCDLINRWNNIVSDKGSTELDVAPELQNLAANVIARTAFGSSYEEGKEIFELQKEQARLILEAHFGFYFPGYRFLPTKKNNRRYKIHRVVKATLRNLIYKKERAMKNGDTSCDLLGLLLQYKEQSDGGMTIEDVIEECKLFYFAGQETTANLLTWTMILLSMNRNWQEKAREEVLNTYGKKTPGIEDLNHLKIVSMILHEVLRLYPPLTAAIRYTHQETNIGGMSIPAGVEFQLPMLFIHHDHEYWGEDAEQFRPERFSEGVSKASKDGAFYPFGWGPRICLGQNFAMIEAKMALSMILQNFSFELSPLYAHAPYTVITLQPQHGAPIILHPL is encoded by the exons ATGGAAGGCTTCATTGTGTACTCTTTTGTGCTACTTGTAATCCTTTCTTTCATCAGGCTTGCTCTCACGTTTTGGTGGAGACCAAAGAGCCTAGAGAAGCATTTGAGGAGGCAAGGTATCAGAGGCAATTCTTACAATCCTTTCCATGGTGACATGAAAGAATTTGTCAAATCTTGCAAGGAAGCATGGTCCAAACCCATGTCCTTGAATCACCAGATTGCTCCGCGTGTCTCTCCATTCTATCATCAAATGGTACAAACTTATG GAAAAGTTTGTCTTAGTTGGGTTGGAACAAGTCCTAAATTGATAGTGGCAGACCCAGAATTGATGAGGTTAATCTTAAATGACAAGCAGGGTCATTTTGTGAAGCCCCCACGAAACCCACTTGTGGATCTTCTACAACTTGGAGTCGCAAATTTGGAAGGAGAAAAATGGGCCAAAAGGAGACGCTTGATTACACCGGTTTTTCATTTTGACAAGTTAAAG GGGATGGTACCTGAATTTTCAGCCAGTTGTTGTGACTTAATCAATAGATGGAACAATATAGTGAGTGATAAAGGATCGACCGAGCTAGACGTTGCACCAGAACTTCAAAATCTTGCTGCAAATGTTATAGCTAGGACGGCATTTGGCAGCAGCTATGAAGAGGGGAAGGAAATATTTGAACTTCAGAAAGAGCAAGCCCGATTAATCCTTGAAGCACACTTTGGCTTTTATTTCCCTGGCTACAG ATTTCTACCAACTAAAAAGAACAATAGAAGATACAAGATACACAGAGTGGTCAAAGCAACATTACGGAATCTGATATACAAGAAAGAACGTGCTATGAAAAATGGAGACACTAGTTGTGACTTACTAGGCTTGTTGTTGCAATACAAAGAACAATCAGATGGTGGAATGACCATAGAAGATGTGATAGAGGAATGCAAGCTGTTTTACTTTGCCGGGCAAGAAACCACCGCGAACTTGCTCACGTGGACGATGATTTTATTATCAATGAATCGTAACTGGCAAGAGAAAGCGAGGGAGGAGGTTTTGAACACTTATGGGAAGAAGACTCCTGGAATTGAAGATTTGAACCACCTCAAGATT GTTTCAATGATACTACATGAGGTACTAAGACTCTATCCGCCACTGACTGCCGCGATTCGTTATACTCATCAGGAAACCAACATAGGAGGAATGTCAATCCCAGCTGGTGTAGAATTTCAATTACCAATGCTGTTTATTCACCATGATCATGAATATTGGGGAGAAGATGCTGAACAATTTAGACCAGAGAGATTCAGTGAAGGTGTGTCAAAGGCATCGAAAGACGGCGCTTTCTATCCATTTGGTTGGGGACCCAGAATTTGTTTAGGCCAAAATTTTGCAATGATAGAAGCAAAGATGGCTCTGTCAATGATTCTTCAAAATTTCTCGTTCGAACTCTCCCCGTTGTACGCTCATGCTCCTTATACTGTCATAACTCTTCAACCCCAACATGGAGCTCCAATTATCCTTCATCCACTCTGA